From Vidua macroura isolate BioBank_ID:100142 chromosome 30, ASM2450914v1, whole genome shotgun sequence, one genomic window encodes:
- the LOC128820681 gene encoding uncharacterized protein LOC128820681 — protein MMDLDSGTFSKARLHREFADESTRRGMLPDLGIAQPGQEPKVPPLLGRMQLILQSAARLLLAGLGAWAGVGTKWEWAPGPANSPQHPPCPGLGLGLGQPARHKQTHGGSRGGTPEPVQGLLCSAGKEGFGLLHCPCLLWDQRYFGGECREKGEILGFPHLWVGFSLACRGWVFLKPLTEIRFLTFFPFLSLIYFQPFVVCFSRGSVPGGVQPGWGSAWEQLRRGWAVPLEKAEDIVWDQLFFQRWMASGGSRLLGMVGSELWGDGSEHRSILLRAAAEGWMCRGWLQAGHMSCPPALLPKAAVMGSSGHRSGHGQHGLGTAGGWDKGTGAFS, from the coding sequence ATGATGGACTTGGATTCTGGCACcttctccaaagccaggctccacagggaatTTGCAGATGAGTCCACACGcagggggatgctcccagaTTTGGGCATTGCTCAGCCTGGCCAGGAGCCAAAGGTTCCCCCTTTGCTGGGGCGGATGCAGCTGATCCTTCAGTcggctgccaggctgcttttggcagggctgggggcatgggctggggtgggtaCGAAATGGGAgtgggctcctggccctgccaacagcccccagcacccaccgtgccccgggctggggctggggctggggcagccagcccgaCACAAACAAACccatggtgggagcagaggtgggactCCAGAacctgtgcaggggctgctttgctctgcaggCAAGGAAGGGTTTGGGCTGCTCCACTGCCCCTGTTTGCTTTGGGATCAGCGTTATTTTGGGGGGGagtgcagggagaagggagaaatcCTGGGCTTCCCTCACCTGTGGGTGGGTTTTTCCCTGGCATGCAGGGGTTGGGTCTTCCTCAAGCCCCTGACAGAGATAAGATTTTTgacctttttcccctttttgtctttaATCTATTTTCAACcatttgttgtgtgtttttctagAGGAAGCGTTCCAGGTGGGGTCCAGCCTGGATGGGGAagtgcttgggagcagctgcggcGTGGATGGGCCGTGcccttggagaaggctgaggacatCGTTTGggaccagcttttcttccagcgGTGGATGGCGTCAGGTGGGTCCCGTCTGCTTGGcatggtgggatcagagctttggggagatggcagcgagcacaggagcatcctgctccgggcagctgctgagggctggatgtgccgtggctggctgcaggctgggcacatgtcctgccctcctgctctgctgccaaaggcagcagtgatgggcagctctgggcaccgctctgggcacggccagcatggcctgggcaccgcgggcggctgggacaaggggacaggagccttcagctga
- the LOC128820652 gene encoding serine/threonine-protein kinase pim-1-like, whose product MPGRAMPPTRPRPRAGLSRPCPCPRPRPRPRPRPRPRPRPSRRGLAPARLWPCWRWRCWAGISAWGWGGIAALWLRLARARPRPRRGLQSRPRPRLLPGPAEDTGGAAAAAASAAASPARAPPLGSAAAGPEPPLSRCQQRTPGDGRPGALGGRSGAAPGPGPSADSRVPPAGKAQEALQERYRLGSLLGSGGFGSVFAATRLSDGAPVAIKRVPRDRIRHWGELPDGTSAPLEIVLLAKVASGCAGVIQLLEWLQLPDSFLLVLERPERCQDLSGFLAERRFLPEEEARGLFRQVLEAVRHCTSCGVLHRDIKPQNILLDLATGQVKLIDFGCGAFLQDTAYTQFAGTLSYSPPEWIHHRRYHGEAATIWSLGLLLCHLVMGKHPFRRGQEIIWGRILFPRRLSPECQDVIKRCLSMQPLDRPSLEELFRDPWVQGVPLP is encoded by the exons ATGCCCGGCCGGGCCATGCCCCCgacccgcccccggccccgggcggggctgtcccgtccctgtccctgtccccgtccccgtccccgtccccgtccccgtccccgtccccgtccccggcCGTCCCGCCGCGGTCTCGCCCCCGCCCGGCTCTGGCCGTGCtggcgctggcgctgctgggcgggcatcagtgcctggggctggggcggcATCGCCGCCCTTTGGCTCCGCCTggcccgagcccggccccggccccgacgTGGGCTCCagtcccggccccggccccggctcctcccgggCCCCGCGGAGGACACAggcggcgcggccgctgccgccgcctccgctGCGGCTTCCCCGGCCCGAGCTCCGCCGctcggcagcgcggccgccggccccgagCCGCCGCTGTCCCGTTGCCAGCAGAGAACGCCTGGGGATGGCCGGCCCGGGGCGCTCGGGGGGCGCTCGGGGGCCGCTCCTGGCCCCGGGCCGAGCGCTGACAGCCGCGTCCCGCCCGCAGGGAAGGCGCAGGAGGCCCTGCAGGAGCGGTACCGGCTGGGTTCGCTGCTGGGCAGCGGCGGCTTCGGCAGCGTCTTCGCGGCCACGCGGCTCTCGGACGGCGCCCCg gtggccatcaaaagGGTGCCGCGGGATCGCATCCGGCACTGGGGCGAGCTG cccgACGGCACCAGCGCACCCCTGGAGAtcgtgctgctggccaaggtggCCTCTGGCTGCGCTGGTGTCAttcagctcctggagtggctCCAGCTCCCCGACAGCTtcttgctggtgctggagcgccCGGAGCGGTGCCAGGACCTGTCGGGTTTCCTGGCGGAGCGGAGGTTCCTGCCGGAGGAGGAGGCGCGGGGGCTGTTccgccaggtgctggaggccgtgcggcactgcaccagctgcggggtcctgcacagggacatcAAGCCCCAGAACATCCTGCTCGACCTGGCCACCGGGCAGGTGAAACTGATCGACTTTGGCTGTGGCGCCTTCCTCCAAGACACAGCCTACACCCAGTTTGCAg GAACCCTGTCCTACAGCCCACCAGAGTGGATCCACCACCGACGCTACCACGGCGAGGCAGCGACCATCTGGTCCCTGGgcctcctgctgtgccacctgGTCATGGGCAAGCACCCGTTCAGGAGGGGCCAGGAGATCATCTGGGGGCGGATCTTGTTCCCACGACGGCTCTCTCCAG agtgcCAGGATGTCATTAAGAGGTGTTTGTCCATGCAGCCCTTGGACAGGCCATCCTTAGAAGAGCTTTTCCGTGATCCTTGGGTGCAGGGTGTTCCTCTGCCCTAG